The Bacillus sp. Y1 genome has a window encoding:
- a CDS encoding aminoacyl-tRNA hydrolase — protein sequence MNNEVVQYYVVNEDLKLSPGKLASQIAHAATISTINMVSSKQARFPDYFEYYVEWYQSGMKKRILRGSENDLETLVESGFYAVHEKGVTEVLNGKLSVVALPPMPRLLSKRFVSQFKRY from the coding sequence GTGAATAATGAGGTCGTGCAATATTACGTTGTGAACGAGGACTTAAAACTTTCTCCTGGGAAACTTGCCTCACAAATTGCCCATGCTGCTACTATATCCACCATAAATATGGTCAGCTCCAAGCAAGCTAGGTTTCCTGATTACTTTGAATACTATGTAGAATGGTACCAATCAGGCATGAAGAAAAGGATATTAAGGGGCAGTGAAAACGATCTAGAAACGTTGGTGGAAAGTGGTTTTTATGCGGTTCATGAAAAAGGAGTCACTGAAGTGCTTAATGGAAAGTTATCGGTCGTTGCATTACCACCAATGCCTAGACTGTTAAGTAAAAGATTCGTTAGCCAGTTTAAACGGTATTGA
- a CDS encoding N-acetylmuramoyl-L-alanine amidase produces the protein MVKIFLDPGHGGSDPGATGNGLQEKNITLSLASTIRNFLINEYENVDVQMSRTGDQTVSLTSRTNAANTWGADFYLSIHVNAGGGTGFESYVYPNVGVPTTTYRQAIHEEVLKAVNFSNRGQKQADFHVLRETKMDAVLTENGFIDNTSEAEKLRSPSFITSLARGHTNGLARAFNLRRKTTPAPSPGQGEYRVQIGAFRTRENAERLAERAISKGFETYVYEVDGLFKVQIGAFADRSRAKELASRAEREGFDAFVHQG, from the coding sequence ATGGTGAAAATATTTTTGGATCCAGGTCATGGTGGATCAGATCCTGGTGCCACTGGTAATGGACTGCAAGAAAAAAATATAACACTCAGTTTAGCTTCTACCATTCGTAATTTTCTTATCAATGAATACGAAAATGTTGACGTTCAGATGAGTCGAACGGGAGACCAAACCGTGAGTTTAACTTCCCGAACAAATGCAGCTAACACCTGGGGAGCTGACTTCTACCTTTCGATTCACGTAAATGCAGGTGGGGGAACTGGCTTTGAGAGTTATGTTTACCCTAATGTAGGAGTTCCTACAACTACCTATCGTCAAGCCATTCACGAGGAAGTACTTAAAGCGGTAAACTTCTCGAATAGAGGACAAAAGCAAGCTGATTTTCATGTGCTAAGGGAAACCAAAATGGATGCGGTCCTCACAGAAAATGGGTTTATTGATAATACTTCAGAAGCAGAAAAGTTACGAAGTCCATCTTTTATTACAAGCTTGGCAAGGGGGCATACAAACGGGCTGGCTAGGGCGTTTAATTTAAGAAGAAAAACGACACCAGCTCCATCTCCCGGACAAGGCGAATATCGTGTCCAAATAGGAGCATTCCGAACAAGAGAAAATGCTGAAAGGCTAGCCGAAAGAGCTATATCGAAAGGGTTCGAGACCTATGTGTACGAAGTGGATGGGTTATTCAAAGTCCAAATTGGAGCATTTGCTGATAGAAGTAGAGCTAAAGAGTTAGCAAGTAGGGCAGAAAGAGAAGGCTTTGATGCATTTGTTCATCAAGGATAA
- a CDS encoding hemolysin family protein, translating into MTIELVILVVLILLNAFFAASEIALISLNDNKIKVMADEGHKKAKMLHQLLSEPSRFLATIQIGITLAGFLASAFAAENFASDFTKLLLALGVPLSERMLGTVSVFVITIILSYFTLVFGELVPKRLAMKKAEAISMIAVIPLTTLSKISAPFVKLLTGSTNIVVRLFGVDPHAEDEDATEEEIKLMLDIGKERGTIQETESVMINNIFAFDNTYVTDIMTHRTNIVGIPADATIKDVVRIVNEEKYTRFPVYEEDMDTIIGIFHVKDLIEFMEHEDNRPFEMKKIIRPPFYVIGSMRTDDVFKELQKNKTHMAIVLDEYGGTDGIVTVEDLLEEIVGNIFDEYDEHEEEEIEIEKISDNEYHILGTTSLDDVEDVLKLGLPLDQYETLSGFFIGELGRFPDQNEQPLFSFNGVQFTAIELDELRVSKIQVKVLEIVENSQ; encoded by the coding sequence TTGACGATTGAACTAGTCATATTAGTTGTATTAATATTATTAAATGCCTTTTTTGCCGCTTCAGAAATTGCACTCATTTCCCTAAATGATAATAAAATTAAAGTGATGGCTGATGAAGGACATAAGAAGGCTAAGATGCTCCACCAGCTATTAAGTGAACCAAGTCGTTTTTTGGCAACGATACAAATTGGTATCACATTAGCTGGGTTCCTAGCGAGTGCGTTTGCTGCTGAGAACTTTGCTAGTGACTTTACTAAACTGCTACTTGCTTTAGGGGTACCATTATCAGAAAGAATGCTTGGTACCGTCTCTGTTTTTGTCATTACGATCATTCTGTCTTACTTTACTCTCGTATTTGGAGAATTAGTTCCAAAACGTTTGGCAATGAAAAAAGCAGAAGCTATTTCGATGATAGCAGTAATTCCGCTTACCACCTTGTCAAAGATTTCTGCACCATTTGTGAAATTACTCACTGGATCAACAAACATCGTTGTTCGTCTTTTTGGTGTAGACCCACATGCGGAGGATGAGGATGCAACCGAAGAAGAAATCAAACTGATGCTAGATATCGGCAAGGAAAGAGGAACCATTCAAGAAACAGAAAGCGTAATGATCAACAATATCTTTGCCTTTGATAATACGTATGTTACTGATATTATGACTCATCGTACTAATATTGTTGGTATCCCTGCTGATGCAACCATTAAGGATGTCGTTCGCATCGTTAATGAAGAAAAGTATACGAGATTCCCTGTATACGAAGAAGATATGGATACAATTATTGGTATCTTTCATGTAAAAGACTTAATTGAATTTATGGAACATGAAGATAACCGTCCTTTTGAAATGAAAAAAATTATTCGTCCTCCATTTTATGTGATTGGTTCGATGCGTACAGATGATGTGTTTAAAGAGCTACAGAAGAATAAGACACATATGGCCATTGTACTAGATGAATATGGGGGAACTGACGGAATTGTCACCGTTGAAGACCTACTCGAGGAAATTGTGGGTAATATTTTTGATGAGTATGATGAGCATGAAGAAGAAGAAATTGAAATTGAAAAAATAAGCGACAATGAATATCACATCCTAGGAACAACCAGTTTAGATGACGTGGAGGATGTGTTAAAATTAGGTCTCCCTTTAGATCAGTATGAAACATTAAGTGGTTTTTTCATTGGGGAACTAGGTAGATTCCCTGACCAGAATGAACAGCCACTCTTCTCATTTAATGGAGTTCAATTTACCGCTATAGAGTTGGATGAACTAAGAGTATCAAAAATTCAAGTGAAGGTTCTAGAAATAGTAGAAAATTCACAGTAA
- a CDS encoding alanine/glycine:cation symporter family protein, translating into MEWIQTIVGQANNIFWSYILIGLLLGLGLYFTVRMRFVQIVKIGEMFHVLKDKNTELSNNKGVSSLQAFFIGAATRIGMGNIAGVAMAIAVGGPGAVFWMWLVAILGGASAFVESTLAQIYKVKDGTGFKGGPAYYMTKQLGSVGLSKVFAFGIIFSFGLTFIAVQSNVISASFKSSFGTDNLLVGIVLAIITAIIIFGGVQRVARFSSVIVPIMAFFYIILALYVIITNIQELPGVIALIFKNAFGIDQAVGGGIGAAIMMGVKRGLFSNEAGMGSAPNAAATAVVSHPAKQGFVQALGVFFDTLVVCTATAFIILLSDSYTTGLQGIELTQASLGEHFGSWASLFLTIAIFMFAFSSIIGNYYYGEANIEFIHKSKATLLIFRILAVGMVIFGAVASLQIVWDLADLAMAIMAFTNLIAIGLLGNIAFKTLDNYLEQRKQGLDPVFFEDSIPGLKGVESWPKQKQETTEKA; encoded by the coding sequence ATGGAATGGATTCAAACAATAGTTGGACAAGCAAATAATATTTTTTGGTCATATATTTTAATTGGCTTGTTACTAGGGCTTGGTTTATATTTTACCGTAAGAATGCGATTTGTCCAAATCGTAAAGATTGGAGAAATGTTTCACGTATTGAAAGATAAAAATACTGAGCTTTCTAATAATAAAGGAGTCTCTTCATTACAAGCATTTTTTATAGGCGCTGCAACAAGAATCGGCATGGGTAATATCGCTGGAGTAGCAATGGCAATAGCTGTTGGTGGTCCTGGTGCTGTTTTTTGGATGTGGCTCGTTGCGATTTTGGGAGGAGCAAGTGCTTTTGTAGAAAGTACGCTAGCCCAAATCTACAAAGTTAAAGATGGGACTGGATTTAAAGGCGGTCCAGCTTATTATATGACAAAACAACTGGGATCGGTTGGACTTAGTAAAGTATTTGCTTTTGGTATTATATTTTCTTTTGGACTAACTTTCATTGCGGTTCAAAGTAATGTGATCTCTGCATCTTTTAAAAGTTCTTTTGGTACTGATAATTTACTAGTAGGTATCGTATTAGCTATTATAACAGCTATTATTATTTTTGGTGGAGTTCAACGGGTTGCAAGATTTTCATCAGTCATTGTACCAATCATGGCTTTCTTTTATATAATATTAGCTCTGTACGTCATCATTACTAATATACAAGAATTACCTGGAGTTATCGCACTTATTTTCAAAAATGCATTTGGCATTGACCAAGCAGTTGGTGGAGGCATTGGTGCTGCTATTATGATGGGTGTGAAAAGAGGTTTATTCTCAAATGAAGCGGGTATGGGTAGTGCACCAAATGCTGCTGCAACTGCGGTCGTATCTCACCCTGCAAAACAAGGTTTTGTTCAGGCACTTGGAGTATTTTTTGATACCCTCGTAGTTTGTACCGCGACGGCGTTTATTATTTTACTTTCAGACTCCTACACCACAGGTCTCCAAGGTATTGAGTTAACGCAAGCATCTTTAGGTGAACATTTTGGAAGTTGGGCGAGTCTCTTTTTAACAATTGCGATTTTTATGTTTGCATTTTCTTCAATTATTGGGAACTACTACTATGGAGAAGCAAATATTGAATTTATTCATAAAAGTAAGGCAACTCTTCTTATTTTTCGAATTTTAGCCGTTGGGATGGTAATTTTCGGTGCTGTTGCTAGCTTACAAATTGTTTGGGACCTAGCCGACTTAGCGATGGCGATTATGGCCTTTACAAACCTTATTGCCATTGGTTTACTTGGTAATATTGCTTTTAAGACACTTGATAATTACCTTGAACAACGTAAGCAAGGTCTTGACCCTGTCTTTTTTGAAGATAGTATCCCTGGATTAAAAGGGGTCGAGAGCTGGCCTAAGCAAAAGCAAGAAACAACTGAAAAAGCTTAA
- a CDS encoding VanW family protein, whose protein sequence is MIRLKFTGLLSILMLIQQPANHDVLTLIDNDQPIMTVDREELVFPLPNTPLMDLHHLDILTAELSQQVYIEPKNAILDEHGNLQPEQLGYQLDKRAFHTLYHSYFYSKGAKTLKVPKKPIYPGVDSELLSRIRQQAIGYYVTYFNSYNTSRTNNIRKSSEAINNYVLFPGQTFSFNEVVGQRTKERGYMPAPIIVRGELSEGVGGGICQVSSTLFNAVDRAGLKIVKRYSHSKRVPYVPPGRDATVSWYGPDFVFMNNYKHPILIRSKVRGGSVSILLYTSDDVNVEHNQVPSMYQ, encoded by the coding sequence ATGATACGATTGAAATTTACAGGACTTTTATCTATTCTCATGCTTATTCAACAACCAGCAAATCACGATGTACTTACATTGATTGATAATGATCAACCCATTATGACTGTAGATCGCGAAGAACTAGTTTTTCCTCTTCCCAATACTCCTCTTATGGACTTGCATCATCTTGACATCTTAACTGCTGAACTTTCCCAACAAGTATACATAGAACCGAAAAATGCTATTCTTGATGAACATGGAAATTTACAGCCAGAGCAGCTGGGATATCAACTTGATAAGAGAGCATTTCATACCCTATATCACTCCTATTTTTATAGTAAAGGGGCTAAAACGCTTAAAGTACCTAAAAAACCGATTTACCCAGGGGTAGATAGTGAGTTATTGTCAAGAATTCGACAACAAGCGATCGGATATTATGTCACTTATTTTAATAGCTACAATACCTCAAGAACAAACAATATACGAAAATCATCCGAGGCAATAAATAACTACGTCCTATTTCCAGGTCAGACCTTTTCGTTCAATGAGGTGGTTGGTCAACGGACAAAAGAACGCGGCTATATGCCAGCTCCCATTATTGTTCGAGGAGAGCTTTCTGAGGGGGTCGGCGGAGGCATTTGCCAAGTGTCTTCTACACTCTTTAATGCAGTGGATCGAGCAGGGTTAAAAATCGTGAAACGATATTCCCACTCCAAACGTGTCCCTTATGTTCCTCCAGGTCGGGACGCAACAGTCAGCTGGTATGGGCCCGACTTTGTGTTTATGAACAACTATAAGCATCCTATCTTAATACGTTCAAAAGTGAGAGGGGGTTCCGTATCCATTCTTTTGTATACATCAGACGATGTGAATGTTGAACATAATCAAGTTCCAAGCATGTATCAATAA
- a CDS encoding divergent polysaccharide deacetylase family protein yields MKKTSFIIFLAIFTLFPHHGHGQEMKKAAIIIDDFGGGVGGVKDFLEGDVQITAAIMPFNELSKKHAEWAYENGLEIMVHLPMQPKKGKASWLGPKPITNDLSKEEVRKRVIDAIDSVPHAMGLNNHMGSLVVENEEIVRVIVEVAKEKQLYIVDSATSPKSKFEEITEELNVPFIKRDVFLDDICSVNQVKKQMLILARIAESRGTAVAIGHVGTSGKVCSLGVTESMPEFKQKHIKVVPVSELLSDSIRSKYFHLY; encoded by the coding sequence ATGAAAAAAACTTCATTTATCATTTTTTTGGCCATTTTTACACTGTTCCCTCATCATGGGCATGGCCAGGAAATGAAAAAGGCAGCTATTATTATTGACGATTTTGGCGGTGGTGTGGGAGGTGTAAAGGATTTTCTAGAAGGTGATGTGCAAATAACGGCGGCTATTATGCCTTTCAATGAACTTTCTAAAAAGCATGCAGAATGGGCATATGAAAATGGCTTAGAGATTATGGTACATTTGCCTATGCAGCCAAAAAAGGGAAAGGCCTCTTGGTTAGGACCGAAGCCAATAACGAATGACTTATCAAAGGAAGAAGTAAGAAAGAGAGTCATTGATGCTATCGATAGTGTTCCTCATGCTATGGGATTAAATAATCATATGGGCTCGCTTGTCGTTGAAAATGAGGAAATTGTCAGAGTTATTGTCGAAGTGGCAAAGGAAAAGCAGCTATATATTGTAGATAGTGCAACAAGTCCAAAATCAAAATTTGAGGAAATCACTGAGGAATTAAATGTACCTTTTATTAAGCGAGACGTGTTTCTAGATGATATCTGTTCTGTAAATCAGGTCAAAAAACAAATGCTTATTCTTGCAAGGATTGCGGAGAGCAGGGGAACCGCTGTTGCCATTGGACATGTTGGTACATCAGGAAAGGTATGCTCGTTAGGTGTTACTGAGTCAATGCCTGAATTTAAGCAGAAGCATATAAAAGTCGTCCCGGTATCCGAACTGTTGTCTGATTCCATTCGATCAAAGTATTTTCATCTATATTAA
- the thiT gene encoding energy-coupled thiamine transporter ThiT encodes MGNKRLIMMIEASFFAAFALILDLLPSIKLSPNISISFAMLPILIIAFRWGFVAATASGFLWGLLQIAMGDAYILTPLQGFIEYFLAFAFIGFAGFFMKKIQVALTENKKKALQWIIVATFVGSAARYFWHFIAGFLFWGEYAPDGMSPLLFSLGVNGGTMIGAAIYCSVILFLLVSSSPRFLLHKRVSTSETVKKIS; translated from the coding sequence ATGGGAAACAAACGATTAATCATGATGATTGAAGCATCTTTTTTTGCAGCTTTTGCATTAATTCTAGACCTTCTTCCATCGATCAAACTATCGCCTAATATTTCCATTTCATTTGCGATGCTACCAATTTTAATTATTGCCTTTAGATGGGGATTCGTTGCTGCAACCGCTTCAGGCTTTTTATGGGGACTTTTACAAATTGCTATGGGGGATGCTTATATTCTAACCCCGTTACAGGGCTTCATTGAGTATTTTCTGGCCTTTGCGTTTATTGGATTTGCAGGTTTCTTTATGAAAAAAATTCAGGTAGCACTTACAGAAAATAAGAAGAAAGCCCTTCAATGGATCATAGTTGCCACATTTGTCGGAAGTGCGGCTCGTTATTTTTGGCATTTTATCGCAGGATTTTTATTCTGGGGAGAATATGCTCCGGATGGGATGTCTCCATTATTATTTTCACTAGGCGTGAACGGTGGTACAATGATTGGGGCAGCCATCTATTGTTCTGTTATTTTATTCTTATTAGTGTCTAGCTCACCAAGATTTCTTCTCCACAAAAGGGTTTCCACTTCAGAGACCGTGAAAAAAATATCGTAA
- a CDS encoding methyl-accepting chemotaxis protein, with translation MIQSVNLMVSGLREVVVQVRDSSAQVAASSEQLSTSAQDSTQASEQISHIVEQNSEGMDLQLQHLTKIHSLIEEMSSNINLITKSSEKMLVTADNTFQVTDQGALSIEKVVNQMNLINDGVLNASEIIRQLGRRSNEITSILNMITTVADQTNLLALNAAIEAARAGEHGKGFAVVADEVRKLAEESKKSADQITKMITYIQSETELAVSAMEEQSHKVSEGFEYGQDAKKAFALIGESMGDVIEKVSDVSCAIELLSMHSTNVVQAIDEVKGIAEESVATTREVAAGTEENVATLQEVTASAQDLSGMAETLQQLVRRFKI, from the coding sequence ATGATACAGTCTGTCAACTTAATGGTTTCTGGATTAAGAGAAGTAGTTGTTCAAGTTAGAGATTCATCAGCTCAAGTTGCAGCTAGTAGTGAACAACTAAGTACAAGTGCGCAGGACAGTACTCAAGCAAGTGAACAAATTTCTCATATTGTTGAACAAAACTCTGAGGGTATGGATCTGCAACTGCAACATTTAACCAAAATTCACTCATTAATTGAAGAGATGTCTAGCAATATAAATTTGATTACAAAAAGTAGTGAAAAAATGCTCGTCACAGCTGATAATACGTTTCAAGTTACAGATCAAGGAGCATTATCTATCGAAAAAGTTGTTAACCAAATGAATCTTATCAATGATGGAGTTTTGAATGCTTCAGAAATCATTCGTCAGTTAGGAAGACGCTCGAATGAAATTACTTCTATCCTAAATATGATTACCACCGTTGCAGATCAGACGAATTTGCTAGCCTTAAATGCTGCAATCGAAGCTGCAAGAGCAGGTGAACATGGCAAAGGATTTGCTGTAGTTGCTGACGAAGTAAGAAAGCTCGCGGAGGAATCAAAAAAATCAGCTGATCAAATTACAAAAATGATTACTTATATCCAATCTGAGACGGAACTAGCCGTTTCTGCAATGGAAGAACAGTCTCACAAAGTATCTGAAGGATTCGAATATGGTCAGGATGCAAAGAAAGCGTTTGCTCTTATTGGAGAGTCAATGGGAGACGTAATTGAAAAGGTATCAGACGTTTCATGTGCCATTGAGCTACTAAGCATGCATAGTACAAATGTCGTACAAGCAATTGACGAGGTAAAAGGAATCGCAGAAGAAAGCGTTGCAACAACTAGAGAAGTAGCAGCTGGAACAGAAGAAAACGTTGCTACTCTCCAAGAAGTAACCGCAAGTGCTCAAGATCTATCAGGTATGGCCGAAACCTTACAGCAGCTAGTTCGTCGATTTAAAATATAA
- a CDS encoding nitric oxide synthase oxygenase: MKTNKREGLALNEDLLQKAEEFINLCYLELEKDSVTLLARVEEVKSSILKTGTYEHTYEELSHGAKMAWRNSNKCIGRLFWESLIVKDCRHLHHSDEIIHALFEHIKFATNNGHIRPTISIFKQETKEYSIRIWNHQLVRYAGYDTPHGLIGDPHSVPFTKVCEELGWEGNHTNFDLLPLVVQVNHEKPNWRTIPPNLVLEVNLSHPEYVWFEELELKWYGVPMIADMRLEIGGIHYTAAPFNGWYMGTEIGARNLADEDRYNLLPLVADHMKLDMSRNSSLWKDRALLEVNRAVLYSYKKAGVSIVDHHTAAAQFKLFEEREKEKRRKLTGNWTWLIPPVSPALTHIFHQQYDNSTHLPNYFYQVAPYEKK, from the coding sequence ATGAAAACTAATAAACGTGAGGGATTGGCCTTGAATGAAGATTTACTCCAAAAAGCAGAAGAGTTTATCAATCTTTGCTATTTAGAACTAGAAAAAGATTCTGTTACCTTGTTAGCAAGAGTAGAAGAAGTTAAAAGTTCGATTCTTAAGACGGGAACATATGAACATACATATGAAGAACTTTCCCATGGGGCAAAGATGGCATGGAGAAATAGCAATAAATGTATTGGACGTTTGTTTTGGGAGTCTTTGATTGTTAAAGATTGTCGTCATTTACATCACTCCGATGAGATCATCCATGCTCTTTTCGAACATATTAAGTTTGCGACCAACAATGGTCATATTAGACCGACCATATCTATTTTTAAACAAGAAACTAAGGAATATTCCATACGGATTTGGAACCACCAGCTTGTTCGATATGCTGGATATGATACACCACACGGATTGATTGGAGACCCTCACTCCGTTCCATTTACAAAGGTGTGTGAAGAGCTAGGGTGGGAGGGGAACCATACAAATTTTGACCTTTTACCTCTAGTGGTTCAAGTAAATCATGAAAAACCAAATTGGAGAACTATCCCTCCGAATCTAGTTCTTGAGGTCAATCTTTCACATCCGGAATATGTGTGGTTTGAAGAACTAGAATTAAAGTGGTATGGTGTACCGATGATCGCTGATATGCGTCTTGAAATTGGTGGTATTCATTACACGGCTGCCCCTTTTAATGGCTGGTATATGGGAACAGAAATAGGGGCTAGAAATTTAGCGGATGAAGACCGATATAATCTGTTGCCTTTAGTTGCTGACCACATGAAATTAGATATGTCTAGAAATAGTAGTCTTTGGAAGGATCGAGCACTACTTGAAGTGAATCGAGCGGTTCTATATTCCTATAAAAAGGCTGGAGTAAGTATTGTTGACCATCACACCGCAGCGGCTCAGTTTAAGTTGTTTGAAGAAAGAGAGAAAGAAAAAAGACGGAAATTAACAGGCAATTGGACTTGGTTAATACCCCCTGTTTCTCCCGCGTTAACCCATATCTTTCACCAGCAATATGACAATAGCACTCACTTGCCAAATTATTTTTATCAAGTGGCACCTTACGAGAAGAAATAG
- a CDS encoding alanyl-tRNA editing protein, whose translation MTNKLYYENVYQSTFVATVTKSEEDYIVLSETAFYPTGGGQPCDTGTINGIIVSNAEEVNGEIRHYINESIPVGSKVEGNIDWERRFDHMQQHAGQHILTAAFVELYGYETISFHLGSEKVTIDLNVESISSTELEKVEQLANQIILEQREIETKWVSKEEVSQYPLRKTLSVEENIRLVIIPEFDYNGCGGTHPQNTGEVQTITILGTERQKKKTRVEFVCGHRVRKQIHDKTAVVSKLTSLLHAPQDELETAALRLIDRNKTLEKEIKVLQETILQFEAQDLLKETTKVAHHRVVQATFADKGLQELQTIARYVLAIDPEVNVLFVSEINGKLQFVCQREESAINMKNLAQSILPVINGRGGGNEKQAQGGGEAKTITSDALLTMLLHQLK comes from the coding sequence ATGACAAACAAACTATATTATGAAAATGTGTATCAATCCACTTTTGTAGCAACTGTTACGAAAAGTGAAGAAGATTATATTGTTCTAAGTGAGACCGCCTTTTATCCTACTGGTGGAGGGCAACCATGTGATACGGGAACGATTAATGGAATAATAGTTTCGAATGCGGAAGAAGTAAATGGAGAAATTCGTCATTATATAAATGAATCCATTCCTGTTGGTTCTAAAGTTGAGGGAAATATAGATTGGGAAAGAAGATTTGATCATATGCAGCAGCATGCAGGACAGCATATCCTCACTGCCGCCTTTGTAGAATTATACGGTTATGAAACCATCAGTTTTCATCTTGGATCAGAAAAAGTAACAATCGATCTCAATGTAGAGAGTATCTCTTCTACTGAGTTGGAAAAAGTCGAGCAATTAGCAAACCAGATCATTCTAGAACAAAGAGAAATAGAAACTAAATGGGTTTCAAAAGAGGAAGTAAGCCAATATCCATTACGGAAAACCCTTTCAGTTGAAGAAAATATCCGCTTAGTAATCATTCCAGAATTTGATTATAACGGTTGTGGAGGTACTCATCCACAAAATACAGGTGAAGTTCAAACCATTACTATCTTGGGTACTGAACGACAAAAGAAAAAGACAAGGGTCGAGTTTGTATGTGGTCACCGTGTTCGAAAGCAGATTCATGATAAGACAGCTGTTGTATCAAAGTTAACAAGTCTCTTACATGCACCTCAAGATGAACTAGAGACTGCTGCCCTCCGACTCATTGATAGAAATAAAACTCTTGAAAAAGAAATAAAGGTTTTACAAGAAACCATTTTACAGTTTGAAGCGCAAGACTTATTAAAAGAAACAACAAAAGTTGCTCACCATAGAGTCGTACAAGCTACTTTTGCAGATAAGGGCCTCCAAGAGCTACAAACCATTGCTCGATATGTGTTGGCTATTGACCCTGAAGTCAATGTCCTTTTCGTTTCAGAGATAAATGGGAAACTTCAATTTGTGTGTCAAAGAGAAGAGTCGGCTATCAATATGAAGAATCTAGCTCAATCGATATTGCCAGTGATCAATGGAAGGGGAGGAGGAAATGAAAAACAGGCACAAGGAGGTGGAGAGGCTAAAACGATAACTTCTGATGCACTCCTTACAATGCTTTTACATCAATTGAAGTGA
- a CDS encoding ABC transporter permease subunit, producing the protein MIGLIQNEMIKIFGKRASWIYIAVLIVAMVIGGFIYQRINGEADDNWRENLEAQNAQYKQEIEQTPADQDPTWLEDQIKQNERFLEKNINPTAKTNWHFMNDVVIGVTTLVTLFSVIVASAVVAAEFSDGTIKQLLIRPHKRWKILLSKYVAVLIYAVILMATLFVSGFIVGILFFGLGDFQTPFFEYTLDGQKEAVLGTQFLLKTVYFLPSLLMITTISFMLSTLFKSQAVAVGIGIFVLFVSTTLGGLIIMLAEEYTWAKFLIFPHLDLTVFAFQDNILQNITLAGSLIILSVYYIVFMIATFVYFQKRDVSI; encoded by the coding sequence ATGATCGGGCTTATTCAAAATGAAATGATAAAAATCTTCGGGAAACGGGCAAGTTGGATTTATATTGCTGTATTAATTGTTGCAATGGTGATTGGTGGATTTATTTATCAAAGAATAAATGGAGAAGCCGATGATAATTGGCGTGAAAACTTAGAAGCACAGAATGCTCAGTATAAACAAGAAATAGAGCAAACCCCCGCCGATCAAGATCCAACATGGCTAGAAGATCAAATCAAACAAAATGAAAGATTTCTTGAGAAAAATATCAATCCAACGGCAAAAACCAATTGGCATTTTATGAACGATGTTGTTATAGGCGTAACAACACTTGTCACCTTGTTTTCTGTTATTGTAGCAAGTGCGGTCGTCGCTGCTGAGTTTTCAGATGGCACAATTAAACAGCTGCTTATAAGACCGCATAAAAGATGGAAAATCTTATTGTCAAAATATGTTGCGGTTTTAATATACGCAGTCATTTTAATGGCCACATTATTTGTCTCAGGATTCATTGTAGGGATTTTATTTTTTGGTCTAGGAGACTTTCAGACACCATTTTTCGAATATACGCTAGATGGGCAAAAAGAGGCCGTACTTGGTACGCAGTTTCTTTTAAAAACAGTCTATTTTCTTCCTAGCTTGTTAATGATTACTACGATTTCCTTTATGCTGTCCACCCTCTTTAAAAGTCAGGCTGTAGCAGTAGGGATAGGAATTTTTGTTCTATTTGTTTCAACTACATTAGGTGGACTTATTATCATGCTCGCTGAAGAGTATACTTGGGCAAAGTTTCTTATTTTTCCTCATCTAGACTTAACCGTTTTTGCCTTCCAAGATAATATTTTGCAAAATATTACCTTAGCTGGGTCCCTAATCATTCTTTCAGTATATTATATTGTGTTTATGATCGCGACGTTTGTTTATTTTCAAAAACGTGATGTGAGTATTTAA